The following are encoded together in the Meriones unguiculatus strain TT.TT164.6M chromosome 16, Bangor_MerUng_6.1, whole genome shotgun sequence genome:
- the LOC110557149 gene encoding H-2 class I histocompatibility antigen, D-D alpha chain-like: MDRPGGPGEASCPQPPDPPSSPHASRTPRAALLPVRAPARGPGRRSGSHRAPPPGSHSLRYFSTNVTWPGLREPRFIIVGYVDDTEFVRFDSDAETPRMEPRAPWMDREGPEYWERETRGAKSNEQIYRVNLRTALGYYNQSEGGDVGHIHWPGALPELPSSSTGRRPQGFAWLGQEFGGAELDRHTQQ; this comes from the coding sequence GGCCAGGCGGCCCCGGGGAAGCCTCGTGTCCGCAACCCCCAGACCCTCCGTCTTCTCCACACGCGTCCCGAACCCCGCGCGCTGCTCTCCTCCCGGTCCGCGCACCCGCCAGGGGTCCCGGGAGGAGGTCGGGGTCTCACCGCGCGCCGCCCCCAGGCTCACACTCGCTGCGGTATTTCTCCACCAACGTGACCTGGCCCGGCCTCAGGGAGCCCCGGTTCATCATTGTCGGCTACGTGGACGACACGGAGTTCGTGCGCTTTGACAGCGACGCGGAGACGCCGAGGATGGAGCCGCGCGCGCCGTGGATGGATCGGGAGGGGCCGGAGTACTGGGAGAGGGAGACGCGGGGAGCCAAGAGCAACGAGCAGATTTACCGAGTGAACCTGAGGACCGCGCTCGGCTACTACAACCAGAGCGAGGGCGGTGACgttggtcacattcattggcctggagctttaCCAGAACTGCCCAGCTCCTCAACAGGAAGGAGACCGCAGGGGTTTGCGTGGCTTGGTCAGGAGTTCGGTGGTGCTGAGCTGGACCGTCACACGCAGCAGTGA